In Bernardetia litoralis DSM 6794, the genomic window AAGTCTTCAAGAAAAAGGAAAAAGTACTGGTACATATCATTCTCTTTTAGAGCTTGATAAATATGCTCAAAATAATCAAACACCCGAAACGCCTAATGTTTTGGAAATTTTTGTTTTGGGAAAAGTAATCGAAGCAATGAATAAAAAAGGAATTGCAATGATTCGAAGAGAAACTGATTATAAAGCTGAGTTATTATATCATACTTTGGAGCAATCTGAATTTTTGTCGCCTTTAATTACAGAAAAATCACAACGTTCTAAAACAGTTATTGTGGCAAATGTAGAAAAGGGAACTTCTTCTGATGTAATTGCTTTTTTAGAGAAAAAAGGAATTATAATAGGAAAAGGGTATGGAAGTTTTAAAGATTCTCAAATCCGAATTGCTAATTTTCCAACTCACTCAAAAGAACTAATGGAACAAGTAGCTGATTTTTTGATGGAATATGGAAAATGAAGTTAGAATTTGATAAATTAAAATTATTTTTATAATCTCTTGAATTAAAGCTCTTTTAATTCTTGCAAATTGAGATAAAATGCTTAATTTTGCACTTCGTTTTTATACAGTTATAAATTTATATAACTTTTAAAGACAACTTTAAATTAAATTTATAGGGTAAGTGGCGCAATCCTCTTACATTAAACTGTTTATACAATGAAAAAAGAAATTCACCCAGATTATCGTGAAGTAGTATTTTTAGATACTTCAAGTGATTATAAATTCTTAACTCGTTCTACTATCTTAACAAAAGATACTATTACTTGGGAAGATGGAAAAGAATACCCATTAGTAAAAGTAGAGGTTAGTTCTGCATCTCACCCGTTCTATACAGGTGGAAAAGGAAACTTCGGACGTACTACTGGACGTGTTGAGCGTTTCAACCGTCGTTATAAGCGTGTTGATGCAAATGCAGAAGCTCCAGCTGAAACAACAGAAGAAGCTACTGAAAAGTAATTTATTTCGTTTCTAAACTCTTTTAGATAAATAAAAAAGCCTTCAAAATCTAGCACTACTAGAGCTTTGAAGGCTTTTTTGTGTTTGAAGTAAATTTAAAATTGTACTATTTCTAAAATAATTATATTATTTTGAGGTGAATTATCCAAATGTTAAATTTTTAATCAAAAACTACTTCTATTCATTGTATTCTATTTTTTTATAAAAATGTATAAAAAATCACACATGTATATTTTTTTTACAAAATATTTTTCTTATACTAAAACTGAATTGGATTTAGAAAATAGTTAAAATTTGATTATTTTTAAATTATGATTTTTCAACTTATTGATTCTGACCGAGAAATTTTGGAAACTTATTGTAGTAGTTCATCAGGCAAGAAGGACTATATTCGTTGTACTGTACTTTTGAGTTTAGACCAAGGTAAATCAGCAAAAGAACTGTCCGAAATTTTAGGTATTGATTTGAGTAGTATTTATAACTACGTAAAAAGTTATCATCGTTCTGGTCTTTCTGGTTTTATTTCTTCTAATTATTTAGGTTTTTGGAGCAAGCTAGACAGTTTTGAGTTAGCTGCATTAGATAAAGAGCTTCATTCTCATTTACATAAAAACTGTCAATCTATTGCTTACTGGATAAAAGAAAATTTGGGTATTGATTATGCTGTTAAAAGCCTTCCTAGTTTGATGAAACGTTTAGGTTTTTCTTATAAAAAGACTAAAAAAATTCCTGCTAAAGCAGACAAAATTATTGCAAAAGATATACAGGTTTTAATAGAGCGTTTAGATTCAGAAAATGCAGTCTTACTTTATTCAGATGCTGTTCATCCTCAGTGGAATACACGAAGTAATTATGGGTGGATTCCAACAGGAGAGGAGCATGAAATCAAAAGTATAAGTGGCAGAAAACGCATCAATTTAATAGGTACAGTAAATATTCAAAACCCAAGCGATATACTCATTAGCGAATCAGAAACAGTTGATTCTCTTAGTGTAAGAGAGTTTTTAGACAAAGTAGAAGATGCATATTTAGATAAAAGCAAGATTTATAGTGTCTTAGACCAAGCCTCTTATTTCAAATCTTATCTAGTGCAAGATTGGGTCTATGACCCTAGAATAGAACTCATTTATTTACCTACTTATTCTCCCAATTTAAACTTAATTGAAAGGCTTTGGAAGTTTATGAGAAAGAAAATAATTGATTATGAATACTACAATACATTTCAAAAATTTAGGGCTAACCTCCTTGCATTTTTCGAATATATCGATGATTATGAAGATGAGCTAAGAACACTTTTAGCCCCTAATTTTTACATCCAATTTTCGAAAACCAATTTCTATTGATTATAATTTTATAACTAAAACATTCTTATAAAAAAACAAAATGGCAAAAATGAATAAAAAAAGTCGTGATTTTCTCTTTAATTATCTCAATAATTCTTCTCCGACAGGTTACGAACAAAGTGGTCAGCAAATTTGGTTAGATTATATCAAGCCTTATACAGATTCTTATTTTACAGATACGTATGGAACTGCTGTTGCTGTTGTGAATCCAAAAGCAAAATACAAAGTAGTCATTGAAGCTCATGCTGATGAAATTGCGTGGACAGTTCATTATATTACTGATGATGGTTATATTTATGTTGTTCGAAATGGTGGTTCTGATGCTGTCATTGCGCCTTCTATGCGTGTAAATATTTTTACAGATAAAGGAATTGTAAAAGGTGTTTTTGGTTGGCCTGCGATTCATGTACGTGAACGTGGAAAAGCTGATACACTTCCAGAAGTAGATAATATTTTCTTAGATGTAGGAGCAACAAGCAAAGCAGAAGTTGAAGAATTAGGAATCCATGTGGGTTGTGTAGCTACTTTTGAAGATGAGCTTATTGATTTGAATGATAAATTTTGGACTGGAAGAGCCTTAGATAATCGTCTTGGTGGTTTTATGATTGCAGAAGTAGCACGTAAAATTCATAAAAATAAAGATAAGTTAGATTTTGGTTTGTATATCGTAAATGCAGTTCAAGAAGAAGTAGGCTTAAATGGTGCAACTATGATTTCTCGTACTATTGAGGCAGATGTAGCCATTGTTACTGATGTTTGTCATGACACAGCTTCGCCAATGTACAACAAACTCAAACAAAGTGATGTTCGTTGTGGTCGTGGTGCAGTTTTGACCTATGCGCCTGCTGTTCAGAACAATCTTTTGAAGCATATTATTAAAGCTGCTGATAAAAATAAAATACCATTTCAGCGTTTGGCTTCTAGCCGTGCGACAGGAACAGATACAGATGCGTTTGCTTATTCTGGAAAAGGAACAGCTTCTGCGCTTATTTCTATTCCGTTGAAATATATGCACACAACAGTAGAAACAGCTTCTAAAAAAGATGTAGAGGCAGTTATTGAACTGATTTATCAAAGTATAATTAATCTAAAAGCAGGAACTGATTTTAGATATATTAAATAATTTTTTTTGTAAAAGATTAGTACACTGTTTCAAAAGTTTGACAATATTCTTATCTTTGTCCTAAAAGTTATTATTTATGAAAAAGCAACATATTTCGTTAAGCATTGAAGATAAGCATTTTTTAGAAGAATTACTATCTAAAGGGAGTTTATCTGTTCGTACTCACAGACGAGCTTTGTGTATAAAGAAGTTAGATTTAGGTCTGAGTTATCAAGCTGTTAGTGAGCTTTTAGAAGTCAATTACGTAACCGTTTTTAATTGGTCTAAAAAGTATAAATCAGAAGGTTTATCTTTTTTATACGATAAACCTCGTAGTGGTCGTCCGATTAAATATGATGGTCAAACTGCTTCAAAAGTAACTGCGTTAGCTTGTAGCACTCCTCCTGAGGGGTATCAACGTTGGTCTTTACGTCTTTTATCTGACCGTATAGTAGAACTATCTATTTTACCTGAGATGAGTTATAGCCAAGTGGGTCGTGTTTTAAAAAAATGAACTTCAACCTCATCGGAAACGACAATGGTGCATTGGAAAAATAACTTCTAATTTTTTAGCTCAAATGGAGCTGATTCTACGTCTTTATCTTCTACCCTATGATGCAAAAAGACCTGTAGTTTGCTTTGATGAACGTCCTTGTTTTTAATAGGAAATAGTGTGGAAGGTATTGAAATGAAAAAAGGTAGTCCTGCTAAGGAAAATTATGCCTATACTAAACACGGTTCGTGTAGTCTTTTGGCAATGATTGAACCCAAAACAGGGAAAAGATTAGTGCATGTGAGAAGAAAAAGGCGAAAAATAGAATTTGCTACTTTTATGCAAACTCTTTCAGAACTCTATCCTGAAGCTGAAAAAATAATTGTAGTTTTAGACAATCTAAATACACATTCTAAGAGTACTTTTTATGAACAGTTTGATGCTCAAATTGCAGCAGCGTTAGCAGATAGATTTGAATTTGTTTTTACGCCTAAGTCAGCTTCTTGGTTAAACATGATTGAAATTGAGTTTTCAGCTCTTTCTAGACAATGTCTTAATCGTAGAATTTCGTCTATAAATGAATTAGGAAAAGAAGTCTTTGCTTACTTCAAAGATAGAAATGATAAGGCTATAAAAATTGAATGGCAATTCTCTAGACAAAAGGCTAGACAAGTAATGAATAGACATTATGAAAAGGTAAATTCTACCAATCTAAAATATAAATAAACTTTTGAAACAGTGTAATTAGTACACTGTTTCAAAAGTTTATTTATATTTTTTGTGGGAATTTTTGTGCACTCGTTTTTGAGAAAACGAATATTTAGCTCCCTCAGAAGCGTCATGTAGATAAATAAATTATGTTTTTGAGAAAGCATTTTGTTCAGTTTTGATAACGACGTAGTTCTCAGTGTAGCTAAACTGAACACACTGAAACATTGCAAAACTTTTGAAACAGTGTATTAGTACTGTAATAAAAGTTTTGCAATGCTTCAAATATGTGTTGTTCAAATAAAATAGGGTTAAAACCCTATCGTTTACCCACATGTTTTTTAAACATAAAACAACAACAAAATACAGTGTATTCGTAGGTTAAAGGCTTACCTTTGACATGTATAGGCAGGCATTTTTCGGTTTGAAAAGAATACAAATACTGTCAAAGGCAAGCCTTTGACCTACAAATTTCAATATTTCTATCATTCTGGGAATTATTTTTGGCAAAAAAACTAATTTTAGACTTGTGGGTAATCGATAAGGTTTTAATCCTGTTTATGTATTTGCAAATTATAAATAAAATTTTGTTACATGGTATTAGTATTCTGGTTCAAGTATTGGTACTTGAACCAGTTATTACAAAAAATTAGGCTTATTTTTTGCAATTTTATCTACTTGATAATTACTGATAATCAAGTAATTAATTAATATTGATTTATTATAATTACATATTGGATTTTTTATAATAAAAAACAAGGATTACAAAAAAAATATTACCAAGTCTAAACAGCTCATGAAATCAAATTTTTATTTACTACTTTTCTCTTTTCTTTGTCTTTTTTGTTTTTCTAGTTCTTCTAGCTTTATATCAAAAACGCCTATTCCTATTAATCGTTGGTCTTTATTCAAAAAACAAGGAGGCGTAGAGTTTTATATTCAGCATAGAAGTTCAATGTATGATACTCGTTATAATACGCTAGTTAGGCTAAGAAATACAAATACATATGAAGTAAAAGTGAGTTTTACGCCCTCTTTTGGTTGTGAAGGGGAAAGCCAAATGCAGGTGCAAGGCAGAATACAAACGGCTGTTTATCCACGTCATTCGGTTACACTTTTGGCTTATCGTCCTTGCCAAGGTGTTATTCCAGAAAAAATAGTTTTTAATTCGCTTGATGTCAGACAAAGATAAAATATATACTTTAGTTTTCGCAAAACTGTAAAACAAAATGAGTAAAGAATCGAAGCCCACTCAAAAACAAATCTTAGGAAAAAAAGGCGAAGAATTAGCAGTAAATTTTTTGATAGAAAAAGGGTTTGAAAAATTAGAAAGCAATTTTAGAGCAGGAAAAGGAAGTGGAAGTAATGGAGAAATTGATATTATAGTAAAAAAAGAAAACGTCATTCATTTTGTAGAAGTAAAAACTAGAAAAAATAATAATTTTGGCAATCCAGAAGAATTTGTAAGTGAAGCCCAAGCCAATAAAATCTCCCAAACAGCCGAACTTTTTTTATACAATTACGAAGAACAAACTCAACAAGAGTTTAAAGGATTTATTCAATTTGATATTATTTCAATTCTCTTCGAAAAAGATATTTTGAAAGAAATTGTGCATTTAGAAGATGCTTTTTGAAAGAAAAATTATCAGACACTTCAAAGTGTCAGAGAATTAAGAAGAACAGTTTTATAAAATAATTGTACTTTTACATTATCTATTTACTAAAATCATTTTTTGCCTTTGTTGGTGTTTTTAGCATAGCAACATCAACAAAATATTGTCATAATTAATGTCTAAAAACGACTACCAAAATTCTTTAGAAAGCTATCTAAAAGAAACCAAAAATTCAAATCCGATAGGTATTTTTGATAGTGGAATTGGTGGGCTTACAGTTGCGTATGCTGTAAAAGAACTTTTGCCACACGAACAAATTATTTATTTTGGGGATACAGCGCATTTGCCTTATGGCGAAAAATCTACGGCAGCTTTACAGGCATATTCTATCAAAGCCGTTGATTTTTTATTAAAACATAATTGTAAAATTATTTTATTTGCTTGCAATTCGGCTTCTTCGGCTGCTTTTGAGCTAATAAAAGAATATACAGCCACAAAAGCAAAGGTAATTGATGTTATTCAGCCTGTTGTAAATTATGTGGGAAATAATTTTGAGGAAAAAAATATTGGTCTTATTGGCACTCGCCAAACCATAAATTCAAATGCTTATCTTCAAAAAATAGACAAAACAGATAAAAATATTAATCTTTCTTCTGTTGCTACGCCTCTTTTGGCTTCTATGATTGAAGAAGGTTTTTTTAATAATACGATTAGTAAATCTGTTATTTCTGAATATTTATCTGATGAATCTTTACAAAATATTGAAGGTTTGATTTTGGGTTGTACACATTATCCACTTATCAAAAAAGATATTGATTTATTTTTTAAAGAAAATTTCTCTCAAAAAGTAGAAATTATTGATGGTTCTTTTATTGTTGCTGAAGAAGTTCGTATCTTTTTAGAACAAAATAATTTATTAAATCCTTATTCTACCAAAGAAGATATTTTTTATGTGTCTGACCTTACAAAATCATTTGAAGAAACTACAAAGATATTCTTTCGTAAACATGTAGAATTAGAACTTTATAAACTTTGGGAGTAATTTTTATAGTGAACAGTTACCAGTAATCAGTTAAATGCAAATTTCTTTATGAAAAATATAGTTTTGTTTTTGTTATTTTTAGCTTTTACTTCGTGTCAAAATTATTATCGAACAAAGAAAACAGAGAGAAATGAAATTTTACGTATTTTTAGAGGTTTCAAAAGTGTTAAACGCTATAAAAAAGAGTATCGTTACAGTTTTACATCCAAACCATTTGTTTACAATAAAGATGATTATAACGCACACGAATTTGATAGTCTATTATTCGAAATAGAGGGTTTAGAAAATGCTTCTTCAAAATTATACTTAAATGATTTTGTTTCTCTAATAATATATGATAAAGAAAAAGATGAAATAGCTATGTGGTTTGAAAATCCAGAAGGTGCTGCATTTCACGACGGAGAGTGGTTTAGAATTGATAACCCTCATGACATATTTCCTCGTTTTTAAACCTTTTCCATAATTTCTTATGAAAAATATAATTTTACTTTTGTTTTTATCCTTCCAAACTCTTTCTTTAGTTTTTGCGAATGGAGGAGTGGTAGATGAAAATCATTTTAAGAAAACAGGAAATATTCGTTTGCTTCAACAAGCTGATATTTCTCTTTTGAAAGAAGATTTGAGAATTAAAATCATAAATGATACTACTTTCATTGAAGTTACGTATTTTTTACAAAATAATGGAAATACACAATCTGTTCACTATGGTTTTCCTGTCGATATGTATAAAAGCGCTTGGAGAGCAAATAATTATGTGAGTCTTTTAGATTTTGATATTTGGGTTAATGATATTCCTGCAAAATATTCATATTGGAGAGTAAACGATGCTTATGAAAGTAGTCAATACAATGAAGAAGACAATCAAAAGTACGTTTCTAAAATAGATAGACAATGGTATGCCTTAAAGTTAGATTTTGAAAAAGAAACTACTCAAACTTTGACTATAAAATATACCATTCAAAATTATCATAGTGATGATTATTATGGATTTGGATTTATTCCAACTTCTTCTGAAAGAAAATTTGTCTATGATTTATTTCCATCAAGCAGTTGGTCAGACGGAATTGTAAATGATTTTTTTGTACAAATAGATTTGTCAGACCTCAAAAAGCACGAGTGTAAATATAAAATTGAAGGTTTGGAAAATGTAAAAAGTCAAAATAAAGATGGAATTTATACATTCAAAAGTCAAAATTTTGACCTCAAAAAACGTTCGTATTTAGCCGTAATTTATGACAATGAAAAAAGAGCGATTGCAGATTGTTTACAAAAAAAATATCAACCTTTTCCTATTCTTTCTATTTCTTCATCAGCCAAAAATACAGAATATTTGATTGACAATGACCCAAATACAGTTTGGAAAGCTAAAGAAGGCGATTGGATAGAGATAAAACTACCTAAAAAAATGATTTCTTATAAAATATTTAGGACAGATAAAATTGATTCTACTTCTAGACGAATTGATTATCCAATCGGAATTACTTTTTTGAATGGAAATTATTCTTCAAAAGAAAGTTTTGAAACAGAATCAAGAGTAAAAAAAGTAATTGTAAAGGTAAATGATACTATGATAAAGAATAATCAAGGAGAAGAATATAATAATCTATCTTTAGATAAAGCCTATTTCTTTAATAAAAAATCTGTTTTTGAATGTTTGGTAAGTCCATTTAAAGATAATTTGATGATGTATATTTTTCAGAGTTCTGATGTAACTAATATAAGACCACACAAAGATTACGTACATACCATTTTTATACAAATTCAAAAATCTACCTCTGAAAGTAAAGAAATAAATATTTCAGATTTATATTTGTTTGGATATCAAGATTGGTATGGAAAAAATCGTAGTTTTTAATAAAATTATTTCTGAATATTCTGTTAATTGGTATCCATAATAATAAAAACACAATAAAAATGAAAAGACTACTTTTTTCCTCCGATTTATTAGACCTTACTGTAAGCCGTCTTTGCGAACAGCTTATCGAAAACTATTCAGATTTTTCGGATACAGTTCTTTTGGGAATCCAGCCAAGAGGGACACTTTTTGCAGAGCGAATCCATAAGCGTTTGGAAACTCGTCTGAATAAAAAAATTCCCTTTGGAAAGCTAGATGTTACTTTTTATAGAGATGATTTTAGAAGAAGAGATGAACCTCTAAAAGCAAATATGACAGAAGTTCCGTTTGTTATAGAAGACAAAAAAGTTATTTTGATAGATGATGTGCT contains:
- a CDS encoding IS630 family transposase, with the translated sequence MIFQLIDSDREILETYCSSSSGKKDYIRCTVLLSLDQGKSAKELSEILGIDLSSIYNYVKSYHRSGLSGFISSNYLGFWSKLDSFELAALDKELHSHLHKNCQSIAYWIKENLGIDYAVKSLPSLMKRLGFSYKKTKKIPAKADKIIAKDIQVLIERLDSENAVLLYSDAVHPQWNTRSNYGWIPTGEEHEIKSISGRKRINLIGTVNIQNPSDILISESETVDSLSVREFLDKVEDAYLDKSKIYSVLDQASYFKSYLVQDWVYDPRIELIYLPTYSPNLNLIERLWKFMRKKIIDYEYYNTFQKFRANLLAFFEYIDDYEDELRTLLAPNFYIQFSKTNFY
- a CDS encoding IS630 family transposase, translating into MKKGSPAKENYAYTKHGSCSLLAMIEPKTGKRLVHVRRKRRKIEFATFMQTLSELYPEAEKIIVVLDNLNTHSKSTFYEQFDAQIAAALADRFEFVFTPKSASWLNMIEIEFSALSRQCLNRRISSINELGKEVFAYFKDRNDKAIKIEWQFSRQKARQVMNRHYEKVNSTNLKYK
- a CDS encoding YraN family protein, which gives rise to MSKESKPTQKQILGKKGEELAVNFLIEKGFEKLESNFRAGKGSGSNGEIDIIVKKENVIHFVEVKTRKNNNFGNPEEFVSEAQANKISQTAELFLYNYEEQTQQEFKGFIQFDIISILFEKDILKEIVHLEDAF
- a CDS encoding M20/M25/M40 family metallo-hydrolase encodes the protein MNKKSRDFLFNYLNNSSPTGYEQSGQQIWLDYIKPYTDSYFTDTYGTAVAVVNPKAKYKVVIEAHADEIAWTVHYITDDGYIYVVRNGGSDAVIAPSMRVNIFTDKGIVKGVFGWPAIHVRERGKADTLPEVDNIFLDVGATSKAEVEELGIHVGCVATFEDELIDLNDKFWTGRALDNRLGGFMIAEVARKIHKNKDKLDFGLYIVNAVQEEVGLNGATMISRTIEADVAIVTDVCHDTASPMYNKLKQSDVRCGRGAVLTYAPAVQNNLLKHIIKAADKNKIPFQRLASSRATGTDTDAFAYSGKGTASALISIPLKYMHTTVETASKKDVEAVIELIYQSIINLKAGTDFRYIK
- the murI gene encoding glutamate racemase, which gives rise to MSKNDYQNSLESYLKETKNSNPIGIFDSGIGGLTVAYAVKELLPHEQIIYFGDTAHLPYGEKSTAALQAYSIKAVDFLLKHNCKIILFACNSASSAAFELIKEYTATKAKVIDVIQPVVNYVGNNFEEKNIGLIGTRQTINSNAYLQKIDKTDKNINLSSVATPLLASMIEEGFFNNTISKSVISEYLSDESLQNIEGLILGCTHYPLIKKDIDLFFKENFSQKVEIIDGSFIVAEEVRIFLEQNNLLNPYSTKEDIFYVSDLTKSFEETTKIFFRKHVELELYKLWE
- a CDS encoding type B 50S ribosomal protein L31 — encoded protein: MKKEIHPDYREVVFLDTSSDYKFLTRSTILTKDTITWEDGKEYPLVKVEVSSASHPFYTGGKGNFGRTTGRVERFNRRYKRVDANAEAPAETTEEATEK
- the pyrR gene encoding bifunctional pyr operon transcriptional regulator/uracil phosphoribosyltransferase PyrR; translation: MKRLLFSSDLLDLTVSRLCEQLIENYSDFSDTVLLGIQPRGTLFAERIHKRLETRLNKKIPFGKLDVTFYRDDFRRRDEPLKANMTEVPFVIEDKKVILIDDVLYTGRTISAAMSAMAAFGRPQKVDLMVLIDRKYTRNLPIAPNYTGKSVNTILSENIEVEWTQEGAKENKIWLISK
- a CDS encoding helix-turn-helix domain-containing protein — translated: MKKQHISLSIEDKHFLEELLSKGSLSVRTHRRALCIKKLDLGLSYQAVSELLEVNYVTVFNWSKKYKSEGLSFLYDKPRSGRPIKYDGQTASKVTALACSTPPEGYQRWSLRLLSDRIVELSILPEMSYSQVGRVLKK